From Arachis stenosperma cultivar V10309 chromosome 2, arast.V10309.gnm1.PFL2, whole genome shotgun sequence, one genomic window encodes:
- the LOC130961796 gene encoding uncharacterized protein LOC130961796: MENNGSNSNSHQNHTENSSADASKEKKDVFVNHAEIAWHQMRKEWVGNQSKKLQRSLKDSIMSLTTSYEDMLLSTEAFPLPIPLADMVDFLVDFWHDGGLYD; the protein is encoded by the exons ATGGAGAACAATGGTAGCAATTCAAATTCCCATCAGAATCACACTGAAAACAGTTCAGCTGATGCAAGCAAAGAGAAGAAAGATGTTTTTGTAAACCATG CTGAGATAGCTTGGCATCAAATGAGGAAGGAATGGGTTGGTAATCAGTCTAAAAAATTGCAGAGATCACTGAAAGATTCAATTATGAG CTTGACAACTAGTTATGAGGATATGCTTTTATCTACAGAAGCTTTTCCACTGCCAATTCCATTAGCT GATATGGTGGATTTTCTTGTGGACTTTTGGCATGATGGGGGTCTCTATGATTAG
- the LOC130961525 gene encoding uncharacterized protein LOC130961525 isoform X2, protein MSRNRTENGIQENQPESDQMATNNKAEDCTSANEEGNLCADIVSHFPKAYCFNGMADYQHVVPVHADVARRKKRNWAEVEEPDFDKGGLMDVDHEDVMIIAPPLFSPKDMPKDLVLKPPAILSSKLGQEEVVPNHVEIHSSKNYSPPCVQMDMEQVLALDFDIKEIPKIVNWEEYVPQGSDQRESQMAVSRLFDERPIWSKNALTERLLDIGLRFTHSKLRRLLSRISYYFSNGPFLRFWIKKGYDPRKDPDSRIYQRIEYRIPIPLRSHFHAQLANRLKPRWEDICTFRAFPYKLQTSLQLFELVDDYIQSEINKPPSQASCTFATGWLSQHMLNCIRERLTVRFLPVFPKPGTENLLRAATLRFEKLKRECSRNALKLKGEEAHKTNLETEENDEPENVEEDEEEAAGGNNSEEELDADEELDMDGDSEMLVPPHSYLNMENISRTHLQDLFGSFPFNEVDNNRVQENDIDDEYQIYEEDSEGDYSDE, encoded by the exons ATGTCCAGAAATAGAACGGAAAATGGGATTCAAGAAAACCAACCAGAAAGCGACCAAATGGCTACCAATAATAAAGCTGAGGACTGTACATCTGCAAATGAAGAGGGCAATCTTTGTGCTGATATTGTTTCTCATTTTCCTAAAGCATATTGTTTTAATG GAATGGCAGACTATCAACATGTAGTTCCTGTTCATGCGGATGTTGCCAGGAGGAAAAAGAGAAACTGGGCAGAAGTAGAAGAGCCAGATTTTG ATAAGGGAGGTCTCATGGATGTGGATCATGAGGATGTTATGATCATAGCTCCTCCTCTTTTTTCTCCAAAAGATATGCCAAAAGATCTAGT CTTGAAACCACCTGCCATATTGAGTTCAAAACTAGGACAAGAGGAAGTTGTGCCAAATCATGTTGAG ATCCATAGCAGCAAAAATTACTCACCGCCATGTGTGCAGATGGACATGGAGCAAGTCCTTGCACTTGATTTTGACATTAAAG AGATTCCTAAGATAGTTAATTGGGAGGAATATGTACCACAAGGTTCGGATCAGCGGGAATCACAAATGGCTGTATCTAGATTGTTTGATGAACGGCCTATATGGTCCAAAAATGCTCTTACTGAACGCTTGCTTGATATCGGCTTAAGATTTACACATAGCAAGCTTAGAAG GCTTTTGTCTAGAATTTCCTACTACTTTTCCAATGGACCATTTCTAAGGTTCTGGATCAAGAAAGGATATGATCCACGCAAAGATCCTGATTCTCGCAT TTATCAAAGGATTGAATATCGAATTCCAATCCCATTACGAAGTCACTTTCATGCTCAACTAGCCAATAG GCTAAAACCTAGATGGGAAGATATATGCACCTTTCGAGCATTCCCTTACAAGCTGCAGACATCTTTACAGTTATTCGAGCTTGTTGATGATTATATTCAATCAGAAATAAATAAGCCTCCATCACAGGCATCTTGCACT TTTGCAACGGGGTGGTTGTCACAGCACATGCTAAATTGTATTAGAGAACGTCTTACGGTGCGGTTCCTACCAGTATTCCCTAAGCCTGGCACCGAGAATTTACTCAGAGCTGCCACTCTAAggtttgaaaaattgaagagggaatgCAGTAGGAATGCCTTGAAGCTAAAAGGAGAGGAAGCGCACAAAACTAATTTAG AAACGgaagaaaatgatgaacctGAGAATgttgaagaggatgaagaggagGCAGCCGGGGGTAATAATAGCGAAGAGGAATTGGATGCTGATGAAGAACTTGATATG GATGGAGATAGTGAAATGCTTGTGCCACCTCATTCCT ATCTCAACATGGAAAATATTTCAAGGACTCATTTACAGGATCTTTTCGGTAGCTTTCCCTTTAATGAGGTTGATAACAACAGGGTGCAAGAAAATGATATTGACGATGAATATCAAATATACGAGGAAGACAGCGAAGGCGATTACTCCGATGAATGA
- the LOC130961525 gene encoding uncharacterized protein LOC130961525 isoform X1 — MGVIKDGTISGVLPDTRGFLVHYPGYPSSVSRALDTLGGIQGILKARSSESNKLELHFRPEDPYSHPTFGELQPSNNFLLKISKRKPHDTHDAKDDNSMSRNRTENGIQENQPESDQMATNNKAEDCTSANEEGNLCADIVSHFPKAYCFNGMADYQHVVPVHADVARRKKRNWAEVEEPDFDKGGLMDVDHEDVMIIAPPLFSPKDMPKDLVLKPPAILSSKLGQEEVVPNHVEIHSSKNYSPPCVQMDMEQVLALDFDIKEIPKIVNWEEYVPQGSDQRESQMAVSRLFDERPIWSKNALTERLLDIGLRFTHSKLRRLLSRISYYFSNGPFLRFWIKKGYDPRKDPDSRIYQRIEYRIPIPLRSHFHAQLANRLKPRWEDICTFRAFPYKLQTSLQLFELVDDYIQSEINKPPSQASCTFATGWLSQHMLNCIRERLTVRFLPVFPKPGTENLLRAATLRFEKLKRECSRNALKLKGEEAHKTNLETEENDEPENVEEDEEEAAGGNNSEEELDADEELDMDGDSEMLVPPHSYLNMENISRTHLQDLFGSFPFNEVDNNRVQENDIDDEYQIYEEDSEGDYSDE, encoded by the exons ATGGGAGTGATCAAGGATGGCACAATCTCTGGGGTTCTTCCCGACACTCGAGGATTTTTGGTGCACTATCCTGGTTATCCATCATCCGTTTCTCGAGCTTTAGATACTCTTGGTGGAATTCAAGGCATCCTTAAG GCTCGCAGTTCAGAATCAAACAAACTGGAGCTCCATTTTCGCCCCGAAGACCCATATTCGCATCCTACATTTGGGGAACTTCAGCCCTCCAACAATTTTCTTCTCAAAATATCTAAGAGAAAACCACATGATACTCATGATGCCAAAGATGATAACAGCATGTCCAGAAATAGAACGGAAAATGGGATTCAAGAAAACCAACCAGAAAGCGACCAAATGGCTACCAATAATAAAGCTGAGGACTGTACATCTGCAAATGAAGAGGGCAATCTTTGTGCTGATATTGTTTCTCATTTTCCTAAAGCATATTGTTTTAATG GAATGGCAGACTATCAACATGTAGTTCCTGTTCATGCGGATGTTGCCAGGAGGAAAAAGAGAAACTGGGCAGAAGTAGAAGAGCCAGATTTTG ATAAGGGAGGTCTCATGGATGTGGATCATGAGGATGTTATGATCATAGCTCCTCCTCTTTTTTCTCCAAAAGATATGCCAAAAGATCTAGT CTTGAAACCACCTGCCATATTGAGTTCAAAACTAGGACAAGAGGAAGTTGTGCCAAATCATGTTGAG ATCCATAGCAGCAAAAATTACTCACCGCCATGTGTGCAGATGGACATGGAGCAAGTCCTTGCACTTGATTTTGACATTAAAG AGATTCCTAAGATAGTTAATTGGGAGGAATATGTACCACAAGGTTCGGATCAGCGGGAATCACAAATGGCTGTATCTAGATTGTTTGATGAACGGCCTATATGGTCCAAAAATGCTCTTACTGAACGCTTGCTTGATATCGGCTTAAGATTTACACATAGCAAGCTTAGAAG GCTTTTGTCTAGAATTTCCTACTACTTTTCCAATGGACCATTTCTAAGGTTCTGGATCAAGAAAGGATATGATCCACGCAAAGATCCTGATTCTCGCAT TTATCAAAGGATTGAATATCGAATTCCAATCCCATTACGAAGTCACTTTCATGCTCAACTAGCCAATAG GCTAAAACCTAGATGGGAAGATATATGCACCTTTCGAGCATTCCCTTACAAGCTGCAGACATCTTTACAGTTATTCGAGCTTGTTGATGATTATATTCAATCAGAAATAAATAAGCCTCCATCACAGGCATCTTGCACT TTTGCAACGGGGTGGTTGTCACAGCACATGCTAAATTGTATTAGAGAACGTCTTACGGTGCGGTTCCTACCAGTATTCCCTAAGCCTGGCACCGAGAATTTACTCAGAGCTGCCACTCTAAggtttgaaaaattgaagagggaatgCAGTAGGAATGCCTTGAAGCTAAAAGGAGAGGAAGCGCACAAAACTAATTTAG AAACGgaagaaaatgatgaacctGAGAATgttgaagaggatgaagaggagGCAGCCGGGGGTAATAATAGCGAAGAGGAATTGGATGCTGATGAAGAACTTGATATG GATGGAGATAGTGAAATGCTTGTGCCACCTCATTCCT ATCTCAACATGGAAAATATTTCAAGGACTCATTTACAGGATCTTTTCGGTAGCTTTCCCTTTAATGAGGTTGATAACAACAGGGTGCAAGAAAATGATATTGACGATGAATATCAAATATACGAGGAAGACAGCGAAGGCGATTACTCCGATGAATGA
- the LOC130961816 gene encoding uncharacterized protein LOC130961816 gives MAMVTASSIVGLHPMLVSPPLFHCSPQLPHLHLPTTHSSHLFATRPLLRPHKCFVTKDDFSIIHNGAEAEGEEEEELEEKSETILHSFSPLPLLFAAALLPGAGAVSSTFGPFVQLVKSWNLPDWLVHWGHPGNMAVVLFAMGGYGTYLGFRIKYSDDVEEKAKAKDLHPKLLAGMFFFFALGATGGVTSLLTSDKPIFESPHAVTGAIGLTLLTVQTILPSLFEGNPGLRNVHGILGSGIMTLFLIHAALGLQLGLSY, from the exons ATGGCCATGGTTACTGCTTCTTCTATTGTTGGTCTCCATCCTatgttggtttcacctcctttATTCCACTGTTCTCCTCAACTACCACACCTTCACCTTCCAACTACTCATTCTTCTCACCTTTTTGCAACAAGACCTCTGCTTCGCCCCCACAAGTGTTTTGTGACAAAAGACGACTTTTCCATAATCCATAATGGAGCTGAAgcagaaggagaagaagaagaagaattggaaGAGAAGAGTGAAACTATCTTACATTCCTTTTCTCCATTGCCACTACTGTTTGCAGCTGCTCTTCTACCCGGAG CTGGAGCTGTGAGTTCTACATTTGGGCCATTTGTTCAGCTTGTCAAATCATGGAACCTTCCAGATTGGCTTGTGCATTGGGGTCACCCTGGCAACATG GCAGTTGTGCTCTTTGCTATGGGTGGCTATGGTACTTATCTTGGTTTTCGCATTAAATATTCTGATGATGTG GAAGAAAAGGCTAAGGCCAAGGACTTGCATCCAAAGCTTTTAGCTGGTAtgtttttcttctttgctcTTGGTGCTACCGGGGGAGTAACATCTCTACTCACATCAGATAAACCCATTTTTGAGAG TCCTCATGCTGTTACAGGTGCTATAGGCCTTACTTTGTTGACAGTACAAACCATATTGCCTTCACTCTTTGAG GGAAATCCTGGACTAAGGAATGTTCATGGTATCTTGGGAAGTGGCATCATGACTCTTTTTCTTATTCATGCTGCCCTTGGACTTCAATTAGGCCTCAGTTATTGA
- the LOC130962225 gene encoding pentatricopeptide repeat-containing protein At2g22410, mitochondrial-like — protein MNMKRQLLTNQSLKIKALLSSCKTMQQGLQIHAYIILNGCHHNILVQTSLISFFASLNSPSSLHHCRLVFSQVTTPDTFLWNAMIKAHSYSHTPQYTITLYRSMLNAPASPDSFTYPFVIKSCARLLSPKLGFQVQCHVMKNGCVSDIFVVNALLHMYCVLQETPYACRVFDESPVRDIVSYNTMMSGFVQAGRAGCVFRVFREMGVFGIEVDEYTIVALLSVCNLLENFKIGKQVHCLACKKMCSNDVVMNALVDMYARCGCLDMAERVMKSGVRSGNSVVAAWTSVVSAYARRGEVEVARRLFNQMDDRDLVSWTAMINGYSNAGYFQEALDLFVQLEDLGIKPDVVAVVAALSACARLGALDMGRRIHCRYAGKNWPDSQNGGFIAAVVDMYAKCGSIDTALDIFNKTSDSLKTTLLYNSIISGLAHHGHGEYALTLFKEMKLLGLKPDEVTFVALLCAFGHNGLVDDGLNLFESMLSVYGINPQMEHYGCMVDLLGRAGHLNEAYGLILNMPFKANAVIWRAFLSACKLHGDVELAKIAAQELLKMEHDHGARYVMLSNMLADTAQHEEAASVRKEIDEVGIQKPPGWSYVEMNEGLHKFVAGDKSHPEAKATELMLRDINMGLKSFGQVINVSKMVFDID, from the coding sequence ATGAACATGAAGAGGCAGCTATTAACAAACCAATCCCTCAAAATAAAAGCCTTGTTATCATCATGCAAAACCATGCAACAAGGACTCCAAATCCATGCCTACATTATCCTCAATGGCTGCCACCACAACATCCTTGTCCAAACATCACTTATCTCTTTCTTTGCTTCCTTAAACTCCCCGAGCTCGTTGCACCATTGTCGCCTTGTCTTCTCCCAAGTTACCACCCCGGACACCTTTCTATGGAATGCTATGATCAAAGCTCACTCTTATAGCCACACCCCACAATACACCATCACTCTCTACAGGTCTATGCTCAATGCTCCTGCTTCCCCTGATAGTTTCACTTACCCTTTTGTGATCAAGTCGTGTGCGCGTCTGTTGAGTCCCAAACTTGGTTTCCAGGTTCAATGCCATGTAATGAAAAATGGGTGTGTTTCGGATATCTTTGTTGTGAATGCTTTGCTGCATATGTATTGTGTTTTGCAAGAAACCCCTTATGCGTGCAGGGTGTTTGATGAAAGTCCTGTGAGAGATATTGTTTCGTACAACACTATGATGAGTGGATTTGTGCAGGCGGGTCGCGCAGGATGTGTGTTTCGGGTTTTCAGGGAGATGGGGGTTTTCGGAATTGAGGTTGATGAGTACACAATTGTTGCTTTGCTTTCTGTTTGTAATTTGTTGGAAAATTTCAAAATAGGGAAGCAGGTGCATTGCTTGGCATGCAAGAAAATGTGTTCCAATGATGTGGTGATGAATGCACTGGTTGATATGTATGCGAGATGTGGGTGCTTGGATATGGCTGAGAGAGTTATGAAGAGTGGGGTGAGGAGCGGTAATAGTGTTGTTGCGGCTTGGACATCCGTGGTGAGTGCCTATGCACGCCGTGGCGAGGTTGAGGTTGCTAGAAGATTGTTCAACCAAATGGATGATCGAGATTTGGTTTCTTGGACAGCAATGATCAATGGCTACTCTAATGCTGGGTATTTCCAAGAGGCGTTGGATCTATTTGTGCAGTTGGAGGATTTGGGAATTAAACCAGATGTGGTTGCTGTGGTTGCTGCTCTTTCTGCGTGTGCGCGACTAGGTGCACTTGATATGGGAAGAAGGATCCACTGCCGTTATGCTGGCAAGAATTGGCCCGATTCTCAAAACGGGGGATTCATTGCTGCGGTTGTTGATATGTATGCCAAGTGTGGAAGCATAGACACTGCATTGGATATATTCAACAAAACAAGTGATAGTTTGAAAACTACTTTGCTCTATAATTCCATTATCTCTGGTCTTGCTCATCATGGCCATGGTGAATATGCTTTAACTTTGTTCAAAGAAATGAAGTTATTGGGTCTAAAACCAGATGAGGTCACATTTGTAGCACTTTTGTGTGCTTTTGGCCATAATGGTCTAGTTGATGATGGCTTGAACCTCTTTGAATCCATGCTGAGTGTTTATGGTATCAACCCTCAAATGGAGCATTATGGCTGTATGGTTGATCTTCTTGGAAGAGCTGGTCATTTGAACGAAGCGTATGGTTTAATTTTGAACATGCCTTTCAAGGCCAATGCTGTGATTTGGAGAGCATTCTTAAGTGCTTGCAAGTTACATGGAGATGTGGAGTTGGCAAAAATTGCAGCACAAGAGCTTCTTAAGATGGAGCATGATCATGGCGCGCGTTATGTAATGCTCTCGAACATGCTAGCCGACACAGCGCAGCATGAAGAAGCTGCAAGTGTGAGAAAAGAAATTGATGAAGTTGGAATTCAGAAACCACCTGGCTGGAGCTATGTAGAAATGAATGAAGGTCTTCACAAGTTTGTGGCAGGTGACAAGTCTCATCCAGAAGCTAAAGCCACCGAGTTGATGCTTAGGGATATCAACATGGGCCTAAAATCTTTTGGGCAGGTCATAAATGTATCAAAAATGGTGTTTGATATAGATTAA